CGATGTTCGGCGTGGTGCCCAAGCCGCTCTGGGAGCGCCGCATCCCCGCCGACGATCGCAACCGCATCCCGCTCGCCATGCGCTGCCTGCTGGTGGAGCATCCGGACGGCCTGGTGCTCATCGACACCGGCCTGGGCAACAAGGAGAACGCGAAGTTCCTCGACATCTACGGGGTCGAGAACGCCGGCGACCCGGGGCCGACGCCGCTCGAGGACGCGATCCGCGAGACCGGGCATCAGCCAGCGGACGTGACGTGGGTCATCAACAGCCACCTGCACTTCGACCACGCCGGCGGCAATACGGTGAAGCGGGAGAACGGCGCGGTGGAGGTGGCGTTCCCGAACGCGACCTACGTGGTGCAGCGTCGCGAGCTGGAGTTCGCCACGATACCTAACGAGCGCATCCGGGCGAGCTACCTCGCGCCCAACTTCGCGCCCATCACCGCCCTGGACCGCTGGCGCCTGCTGGATGGCGAGGCGGACGTGCTCCCGGGCATCCGCGCGATTCCCACTCCGGGCCACGTGCCCTACCACCAGTCCATCCTGGTGAGCGACTCGGGCGAGTCGGCCTGCTTCCTCGGCGACCTGGTGCCGACGTCGGCGCACCTGCCGGCGCCCTGGATAATGGGCTACGACCTCGAGCCCCTGGTCACGCTCGCCACCAAGAAGGCGCTCCTGCCGCGGGCCGCGCAGGAAGGCTGGCAGCTGGTCTTCGAGCATGATCCGGTGGTGGCACGGGGCAGGGTGGGACGGGACGAAAAAAAGGGCTGGACGACGGAGTTGGCTGAGAAGGTCGCCGCCGGGGGCTGAAAGGCAGGGCAGCCGCGGACCTCAGGCCTTCCGGCCGAGAAGGCCGGCCCCGATCATCAGCGCGCCGCCGCCGGCCGCAACGACGCCGACCCACATGGGAATGGCGCGCTGTTCCTGCACCGAGGCTTCGAAGCCGCCACCCTTACCACGCTGCGGTGCGAGGAATAGCTGATGCCTCTCTTAGAGTGTCGGGGATTACCCCGACCCCCCCCTCGTACAGGGGATTACCCCCCTACCTCAAGAAGCGTACCTACTCTCATCCGTTCGTGCGATTGGTGTTCAACCCGATCGTCCCTACTCTCCCTGT
Above is a window of Gemmatimonadales bacterium DNA encoding:
- a CDS encoding MBL fold metallo-hydrolase, whose protein sequence is MSGALQFKVGRLTCWTLEGGLQRLDGGAMFGVVPKPLWERRIPADDRNRIPLAMRCLLVEHPDGLVLIDTGLGNKENAKFLDIYGVENAGDPGPTPLEDAIRETGHQPADVTWVINSHLHFDHAGGNTVKRENGAVEVAFPNATYVVQRRELEFATIPNERIRASYLAPNFAPITALDRWRLLDGEADVLPGIRAIPTPGHVPYHQSILVSDSGESACFLGDLVPTSAHLPAPWIMGYDLEPLVTLATKKALLPRAAQEGWQLVFEHDPVVARGRVGRDEKKGWTTELAEKVAAGG